The Gemmatimonadota bacterium genome window below encodes:
- the mtaB gene encoding tRNA (N(6)-L-threonylcarbamoyladenosine(37)-C(2))-methylthiotransferase MtaB encodes MRDQKTVAFYTLGCKLNTYDTQWYAEQFVAQGYREVPFGELADVTVVNTCTVTGQGDAQSRKALRRANRISPAGTVVAVGCYAQTDPDTLSAMPEVDLVVGTAERTQLLDLVNNTCSLGRTFVTRSRTADFQDMDIYNFGGRARAFVKIQEGCNEFCSFCIIPFARGRSRSRALESTVLQVEKLVAAGYREVVLTGVHIGDYGADLEANDLLQVLEAIEGINGLERFRVSSIEATYVTDAMIDFFASSQKFCRHLHVPLQSGDDGVLKAMRRPYTREEYIAMIEKLADRIPDVGIGGDVMVGFPGESDEAFQNTRDLIANHPMTYLHVFPYSPRGKTPAARMTNQVDPQLKKQRGAILRELGQQKVAAFQARFIGRTLPVLFENRRNGQLLQGLTDNYIRVVAPAPDAACEEIVDVRLQRVEDDVVVGVLAGFEGHHARELLQVQSA; translated from the coding sequence ACATTGGGTTGTAAGCTCAATACCTACGACACACAGTGGTATGCCGAGCAGTTTGTGGCGCAGGGTTATCGCGAGGTGCCGTTTGGCGAGTTGGCAGATGTTACTGTGGTCAATACCTGCACTGTGACCGGCCAGGGAGACGCGCAGTCGCGCAAGGCATTGCGCAGAGCAAATCGGATTTCGCCCGCAGGTACCGTGGTTGCGGTAGGGTGTTATGCACAAACAGATCCAGATACTCTATCTGCAATGCCCGAAGTCGATCTGGTGGTCGGAACAGCAGAGCGGACGCAACTTCTGGATCTGGTAAATAATACCTGTTCTTTAGGGCGCACATTCGTGACGCGCAGTCGCACGGCTGATTTCCAGGATATGGATATTTACAATTTTGGCGGGCGCGCTCGGGCTTTTGTCAAAATTCAGGAAGGGTGCAATGAATTTTGCTCATTTTGCATTATTCCGTTTGCGCGTGGGCGCAGTCGCAGTCGCGCGCTTGAGAGTACCGTATTGCAGGTCGAGAAATTAGTGGCGGCAGGTTATCGAGAGGTGGTGCTGACGGGTGTGCATATTGGCGATTACGGCGCGGATTTGGAAGCGAACGATTTGTTGCAGGTGCTGGAGGCTATTGAGGGGATCAACGGGTTGGAGCGCTTTCGCGTGAGTTCCATTGAAGCGACTTATGTGACCGATGCCATGATCGACTTTTTTGCGTCGAGCCAGAAATTTTGCAGGCATTTGCACGTTCCATTGCAGAGCGGTGACGATGGCGTGTTGAAGGCAATGCGTCGCCCCTATACACGGGAGGAGTATATCGCAATGATTGAAAAACTCGCGGATCGGATTCCCGATGTGGGCATTGGCGGCGATGTGATGGTGGGTTTTCCCGGTGAGTCGGATGAGGCATTTCAAAATACGCGCGATTTGATTGCCAATCATCCCATGACGTATTTGCACGTATTTCCGTATTCGCCACGCGGGAAAACGCCAGCAGCGCGCATGACAAATCAGGTTGATCCTCAGTTGAAAAAGCAACGGGGCGCAATACTTCGCGAATTGGGTCAGCAAAAGGTGGCGGCATTTCAAGCGCGGTTTATTGGGCGTACGTTGCCCGTGCTTTTTGAAAATCGCCGCAACGGGCAGCTATTACAGGGGTTGACCGATAATTATATCCGGGTGGTTGCGCCCGCTCCAGATGCCGCGTGCGAAGAGATTGTAGATGTGCGCTTGCAGCGGGTTGAAGACGATGTGGTCGTCGGAGTATTGGCGGGTTTCGAGGGGCATCACGCGCGGGAGTTATTACAGGTGCAAAGTGCATAA
- the mutS gene encoding DNA mismatch repair protein MutS — MATQLTPAMEQYAHFKEQHPDAILLFRMGDFYETFYDDAVVASQLLGLTLTSRNNGRADRIPLAGVPHHALDTYLARLIKAGKKVAICEQMEPPQKGKKVVRREVVQVVSPGTVMSDDLLDQKRNNYLIGIFVSGDQLGLATADLSTGMFRASERAADDLWEILERVAPAEVLAPESWVKDNEAEFEARMPGALLTHIEDWHFGQHYAYDALKDHFKVASLKGFGCDDLTVGICAAGGVLCYLRENQKGAVSHITRLAREHTESVMELDLVTQRNLELVTTIQEGRREGTLFGVLDQTCTPQGARTLRTWLSQPLVDVGRIDARLDAVQEFVESAACRDEAREALRLVGDLERLMSRICCNRANPRELVALQRSLEAVVPLRETLREFRADLLVRARDQGMPDLTELIDLIAHTLEDDPPAQISDGGYIRTGYHKELDELREIASGGRDWVANLQAEEREKTGIASLKVGYNKAFGYYIEVTKANQDKVPAYFVRKQTLVNAERYITPELKDWEAKILGADERAKDLERDLFAALREKVAGWVEPVQRTALSVATVDVLSTLAEVAFSNDYVRPQVDNSVRIDVKDGRHPAVEQLLPGGQFVPNDLTIDGETDQVLLITGPNMSGKSTILRQTGLIALLAQVGSFVPAHEARIGVVDRIFTRVGASDNLARGESTFLVEMNEAANILNNATPKSLVLLDEIGRGTSTFDGLSIAWAMTEYLHNAEQIQPRTLFATHYHELTELEDLLPRVVNYSVAVREAGDTIAFLHKLVPGGCDHSYGIEVARLAGMPAEMIARAKEILNRLEQNDLSVGPKPQPDRVKENGQMPLFAPVAEVKVEREDHPMLSELRDLDIARLTPVEALVKLDAWKRALEG, encoded by the coding sequence ATGGCGACACAATTGACACCGGCGATGGAACAGTACGCGCATTTTAAGGAACAACATCCAGATGCGATTTTGCTGTTTCGGATGGGTGATTTTTACGAGACATTTTACGATGACGCCGTTGTAGCATCTCAGCTTTTGGGGTTGACATTGACATCGCGCAACAATGGGCGAGCAGACCGCATTCCGCTGGCAGGTGTGCCGCATCACGCGCTGGATACCTATCTCGCAAGACTCATCAAAGCCGGAAAAAAGGTGGCAATTTGCGAGCAGATGGAGCCGCCGCAAAAGGGAAAGAAAGTGGTGCGCCGCGAGGTGGTGCAGGTCGTGTCGCCGGGAACGGTAATGTCCGATGACTTGCTCGATCAAAAGCGCAATAATTATCTCATAGGCATTTTTGTTTCCGGCGATCAATTGGGTCTGGCCACAGCGGATTTGTCAACGGGGATGTTCAGAGCATCGGAACGCGCGGCAGATGATTTGTGGGAGATATTGGAGCGCGTGGCTCCCGCAGAGGTGCTGGCGCCCGAGTCGTGGGTCAAAGACAATGAGGCCGAGTTTGAAGCGCGGATGCCGGGTGCATTGCTCACGCATATTGAAGATTGGCACTTTGGTCAGCATTATGCGTACGATGCACTGAAGGATCATTTTAAGGTGGCGTCTCTCAAGGGCTTTGGATGCGATGATCTCACCGTTGGGATATGCGCCGCGGGCGGGGTGCTGTGTTATTTGCGTGAAAATCAGAAGGGGGCTGTATCTCATATTACGCGATTGGCGCGCGAACACACCGAGTCGGTGATGGAACTGGATCTGGTGACACAGCGCAATCTGGAACTGGTTACAACCATTCAAGAGGGACGGCGCGAGGGTACGTTGTTTGGGGTTTTAGATCAGACGTGTACGCCGCAGGGCGCGCGAACACTGCGTACATGGCTATCACAGCCGCTTGTGGATGTTGGTCGCATTGATGCGCGCTTAGATGCAGTACAAGAATTTGTCGAATCTGCGGCGTGTCGGGACGAAGCGCGAGAGGCCCTGCGCCTTGTGGGAGACCTGGAGCGGTTGATGTCCCGAATTTGTTGCAATCGGGCCAATCCGCGTGAGCTTGTGGCTCTCCAGCGATCTTTGGAAGCGGTTGTTCCTCTGCGGGAAACCCTGCGTGAATTTCGCGCGGATTTGCTGGTGCGGGCGCGCGACCAGGGCATGCCGGACCTGACAGAGTTGATTGATTTGATCGCTCATACGCTTGAAGACGATCCTCCTGCCCAGATTAGCGATGGCGGATATATCAGAACGGGCTATCACAAGGAACTGGACGAGTTGCGGGAAATCGCATCGGGCGGGCGCGATTGGGTTGCCAACTTGCAGGCAGAGGAACGCGAAAAAACGGGTATTGCGTCGTTGAAGGTGGGATATAACAAGGCATTTGGATATTATATCGAGGTCACCAAGGCCAATCAGGATAAGGTGCCTGCGTATTTTGTGCGCAAGCAAACGCTGGTCAATGCCGAGCGGTATATCACGCCGGAGTTGAAGGATTGGGAGGCGAAGATTTTGGGCGCAGATGAGCGGGCGAAGGATCTCGAGCGCGATTTGTTTGCCGCGTTGCGAGAAAAGGTAGCCGGTTGGGTGGAGCCCGTGCAGCGCACGGCGCTATCCGTGGCCACCGTAGATGTGTTGAGCACGCTGGCCGAGGTGGCGTTCTCCAATGATTATGTGCGTCCCCAGGTGGATAATAGCGTGCGTATTGATGTGAAGGATGGGCGACATCCCGCGGTTGAGCAGTTGCTTCCGGGCGGGCAGTTTGTGCCCAATGATCTGACGATTGACGGGGAGACCGATCAAGTTTTGCTGATTACTGGCCCAAATATGTCGGGGAAATCGACGATTTTGCGCCAGACCGGGTTGATTGCACTTTTGGCGCAGGTCGGCAGTTTTGTGCCAGCGCACGAAGCGCGTATTGGGGTGGTGGATCGCATTTTTACACGGGTGGGTGCATCCGATAATCTGGCTCGGGGCGAGAGTACGTTTTTGGTGGAGATGAATGAGGCGGCGAATATTTTGAACAATGCGACGCCGAAGAGTCTGGTGCTTTTGGATGAGATCGGACGCGGTACGAGTACGTTTGATGGGTTGAGCATTGCCTGGGCTATGACGGAGTATTTGCACAATGCCGAACAGATTCAGCCGCGGACGTTGTTTGCGACGCATTATCACGAGTTGACAGAGTTGGAAGATTTGCTGCCCCGGGTGGTGAATTACAGCGTTGCCGTGCGCGAGGCGGGCGATACCATCGCGTTTTTACACAAGTTGGTGCCGGGCGGGTGCGACCATAGCTACGGCATTGAGGTGGCGCGTCTGGCCGGGATGCCAGCAGAGATGATTGCGCGGGCAAAGGAGATTTTGAACCGATTGGAGCAAAACGATTTGTCGGTGGGACCAAAGCCCCAACCCGATCGCGTGAAGGAGAATGGGCAGATGCCGCTGTTTGCGCCGGTAGCAGAAGTGAAGGTTGAGCGGGAAGATCATCCGATGTTGTCTGAGTTGCGCGATTTAGACATCGCCCGTCTCACGCCGGTTGAGGCGCTGGTGAAATTGGATGCGTGGAAGCGTGCGTTGGAAGGATGA